A single Nocardioides bizhenqiangii DNA region contains:
- a CDS encoding redox-sensing transcriptional repressor Rex: protein MTARSSSETARVIPEATVARLPVYLRALTALADDHIRTCSSEDLATAAGVNSAKLRKDLSYLGSYGTRGVGYDVDYLRYQIAREIGVTQDWPVVIVGIGNLGHALANYSGFRSRGFRVVALLDADPERHEEIVAGVQVRPFDDLEAIAREHAVAIGVIATPAGSAQDVADRMVAAGVTSILNFAPAVISVPDGVDVRKVDLSIELQILAYHEQRKAHEHARDEIAAAAAGGES from the coding sequence GTGACCGCACGGAGTTCGAGCGAGACGGCCCGGGTCATCCCGGAGGCCACGGTCGCGCGCCTGCCTGTCTACCTCCGGGCCCTCACGGCGCTCGCCGACGACCACATCCGGACCTGCTCGAGCGAGGACCTCGCGACGGCCGCGGGCGTCAACAGCGCCAAGCTCCGCAAGGACCTCTCCTACCTCGGCAGCTACGGCACCCGGGGGGTCGGCTACGACGTCGACTACCTGCGCTACCAGATCGCCCGCGAGATCGGCGTCACCCAGGACTGGCCCGTGGTCATCGTCGGGATCGGAAACCTCGGCCACGCGCTCGCCAACTACTCCGGCTTCCGCAGCCGTGGCTTCCGGGTCGTCGCGCTGCTCGATGCCGACCCGGAGCGGCACGAGGAGATCGTCGCCGGCGTCCAGGTGCGCCCGTTCGACGACCTCGAGGCGATCGCCCGCGAGCACGCCGTCGCAATCGGCGTCATCGCCACGCCGGCGGGCTCCGCCCAGGACGTCGCCGACCGGATGGTCGCGGCCGGCGTCACCAGCATCCTCAACTTCGCCCCGGCGGTGATCTCGGTGCCCGACGGCGTCGACGTGCGCAAGGTCGACCTGTCGATCGAGCTGCAGATCCTCGCCTACCACGAGCAGCGGAAGGCGCACGAGCACGCGCGCGACGAGATCGCCGCCGCCGCTGCAGGGGGCGAGTCATGA
- a CDS encoding GtrA family protein → MVRFAGVGVCNTAIDWALFLVLHDRLGITLANFVSSSAGMVFSFVVNGLFTFRAERLTLRQALLFVATTGAVMWVAQPLLIHGWLWALEQMVDDADLRLAVAKLASIACSLVLNFAAYRLVVWPHLPGASEGRGRARTGGEIE, encoded by the coding sequence GTGGTGCGGTTCGCCGGCGTCGGCGTCTGCAACACCGCCATCGACTGGGCGCTGTTCCTGGTGCTGCACGACCGGCTCGGGATCACGCTGGCGAACTTCGTCTCGTCGAGCGCCGGCATGGTGTTCAGCTTCGTCGTCAACGGGCTGTTCACGTTCCGCGCCGAGCGACTGACCCTCCGGCAGGCGCTGCTCTTCGTGGCGACCACTGGCGCTGTGATGTGGGTCGCACAGCCGCTGCTCATCCACGGTTGGCTGTGGGCGCTGGAGCAGATGGTCGACGACGCCGATCTGCGGCTGGCCGTGGCCAAGCTCGCCTCGATCGCGTGCAGCCTGGTGCTGAACTTCGCCGCCTACCGCCTCGTGGTGTGGCCTCACCTCCCGGGTGCGTCCGAGGGACGAGGACGCGCCCGAACCGGAGGGGAGATCGAGTAG
- a CDS encoding class I adenylate-forming enzyme family protein, producing the protein MSVPDVAALVATAAAESGDRLAVVEAGGRGMTWSDLDAEVSRVASGLGAAGIVAGHRVLLAIGNRMEFVTAYLGVLRAQAVAVPVNPASTRGELTRMLADSGARMAIADPDTVGAVRQAVAAAGNDDARPVRTVVVGAPAEADELSYDDLRAAVPREVPPLPDPEKLAVLLYTSGTSGLPRAVMLTHRALVANIEQVATLEPPMIHSDDVVLGVLPLFHVYGLNAVLGGVLKHRAKLVLAERFDPEGTLDLIEDEACSVVPVAPPVFAHWRGVDALEERLGPVRLVLSGSAPLAADVIDEFTDRTGVPVHQGYGLTEAAPVVTTTLRSEKSEPGSVGSPLDGIELRLVDDERMPLSGADLSDPGEIEIRGANLFSGYWPDGADGPDSDGWWPTGDVGVLDAAGGLHLVDRVKELVIVSGFNVYPTEVEAVLLEVPGVAEAAVIGTEDEFTGEAVVAYVVPTDPDADRDRLAAAVDAHCGERLARFKRPSRLEIVAELPHTGTGKVQKGRLRGQERRRALGLIE; encoded by the coding sequence ATGTCTGTCCCCGACGTGGCCGCCCTGGTGGCAACCGCGGCAGCCGAGTCGGGCGATCGGCTCGCGGTGGTCGAGGCAGGCGGCCGCGGCATGACGTGGTCCGACCTCGATGCCGAGGTGAGCCGGGTCGCGAGCGGTCTCGGTGCGGCCGGGATCGTCGCCGGTCACCGGGTGCTGCTGGCGATCGGGAACCGGATGGAGTTCGTGACCGCCTACCTCGGCGTGCTGCGGGCGCAGGCGGTCGCCGTACCCGTCAACCCCGCCTCCACCAGGGGCGAGCTCACCCGGATGCTGGCCGACTCGGGTGCCCGGATGGCCATCGCCGATCCCGACACGGTCGGCGCGGTGCGCCAGGCCGTTGCCGCGGCCGGGAACGACGACGCCCGGCCGGTGCGGACGGTCGTGGTCGGCGCGCCCGCGGAGGCCGACGAGCTGTCGTACGACGACCTCCGCGCGGCCGTGCCGCGCGAGGTCCCGCCGCTCCCCGACCCCGAGAAGCTCGCGGTGCTGCTCTACACCAGTGGCACCTCCGGCCTCCCACGTGCGGTGATGCTGACCCACCGGGCGCTGGTCGCCAACATCGAGCAGGTGGCGACCCTCGAGCCGCCGATGATCCACAGCGACGACGTCGTCCTCGGCGTGCTGCCGTTGTTCCACGTCTACGGTCTCAACGCCGTGCTCGGCGGAGTGCTGAAGCACCGGGCCAAGCTGGTGCTCGCGGAGCGGTTCGACCCGGAAGGCACCCTCGACCTGATCGAGGACGAGGCGTGCAGCGTGGTGCCCGTCGCGCCGCCGGTCTTCGCCCACTGGCGCGGCGTCGATGCTCTCGAGGAACGGCTGGGGCCGGTACGGCTGGTCCTCTCGGGATCGGCGCCGCTGGCCGCCGACGTGATCGACGAGTTCACCGACCGCACCGGGGTCCCGGTGCACCAGGGCTACGGCCTCACGGAGGCGGCACCGGTCGTCACCACCACCCTCCGGTCGGAGAAGTCCGAACCCGGCTCGGTCGGCTCGCCGCTCGACGGCATCGAGCTGCGGCTGGTCGACGACGAGCGGATGCCGCTCAGCGGCGCCGACCTCAGCGACCCGGGCGAGATCGAGATCCGCGGTGCCAACCTGTTCAGCGGCTACTGGCCCGACGGCGCCGACGGGCCCGACAGCGACGGCTGGTGGCCCACCGGTGACGTCGGCGTCCTCGACGCGGCCGGCGGCCTGCACCTGGTCGACCGGGTCAAGGAGTTGGTCATCGTCTCCGGCTTCAACGTCTATCCGACCGAGGTCGAGGCCGTGCTCCTCGAGGTCCCCGGCGTCGCCGAGGCTGCGGTCATCGGCACCGAGGACGAGTTCACCGGCGAGGCCGTCGTCGCGTACGTCGTACCGACCGATCCGGACGCCGACCGCGACCGGCTGGCCGCCGCCGTCGACGCGCACTGCGGTGAGCGGTTGGCCCGGTTCAAGCGGCCGTCCCGCCTCGAGATCGTCGCCGAGCTGCCGCACACCGGCACCGGGAAGGTGCAGAAGGGCCGGCTGCGGGGGCAGGAGCGACGCCGCGCCCTCGGGCTCATCGAGTGA
- a CDS encoding glycosyltransferase family 2 protein → MPDPADPDGADRRRIAYVLPVFNEQDNIAVFHSALSEATDARADLDFEFIYVDDGSRDDSLERLLELRAADPRVTVLSLSRNFGHQLAVTAGLDLVAEDSSADAVIVMDTDLQDPPQVSVQMLDLWEDGVDVVYGQRRSRKDTLFKRSTAYVFYWVLDRLASTEIPRNVGDFRLMDAKVVAEVARYREHGRFLRGIVADVGFRQEALLFDRDERFAGETGYPLRKMLSFAANGILGFSTAPLRLISRLGIFISLLSVLLAVYVLYVRLFQPDQSVPGWAFLGVGMFLLGGIQLIMMGVIGSYLGRVYIEAQDRPLYSLALVARDGGPPHPRRHRDMGQADPGIDVRRPRSVS, encoded by the coding sequence ATGCCCGATCCCGCCGACCCTGACGGCGCAGACCGGCGCCGGATCGCCTACGTCCTGCCCGTCTTCAACGAGCAGGACAACATCGCGGTGTTCCACTCCGCGCTCAGCGAGGCGACCGACGCGCGGGCCGACCTCGACTTCGAGTTCATCTACGTCGACGACGGCAGCCGGGACGACTCGCTCGAGCGGCTGCTCGAGCTCCGCGCCGCCGATCCTCGGGTCACCGTGCTCTCCCTCTCCCGCAACTTCGGCCACCAGCTGGCGGTCACCGCGGGGCTCGACCTGGTCGCCGAGGACTCGTCGGCGGACGCCGTGATCGTGATGGACACCGACCTGCAGGACCCGCCACAGGTCAGCGTGCAGATGCTCGACCTGTGGGAGGACGGCGTCGACGTCGTCTACGGCCAGCGCCGCAGTCGCAAGGACACCCTGTTCAAGCGCAGCACCGCCTACGTCTTCTACTGGGTGCTCGACCGGCTCGCCTCGACCGAGATCCCGCGCAACGTCGGCGACTTCCGGTTGATGGACGCCAAGGTGGTGGCCGAGGTCGCCCGCTACCGCGAGCACGGCCGGTTCCTCCGCGGCATCGTCGCCGACGTCGGGTTCCGGCAGGAGGCGCTGCTCTTCGACCGCGACGAGCGGTTCGCGGGCGAGACCGGCTACCCGCTGCGCAAGATGCTGAGCTTCGCGGCCAACGGCATCCTGGGCTTCTCGACCGCGCCGCTGCGGCTGATCAGCCGGCTCGGCATCTTCATCTCCCTGCTCAGCGTGCTGCTGGCGGTCTACGTGCTCTACGTCCGGCTGTTCCAGCCCGACCAGTCGGTGCCCGGGTGGGCGTTCCTCGGCGTCGGCATGTTCCTGCTCGGCGGCATCCAGCTGATCATGATGGGCGTGATCGGGTCGTACCTCGGCCGGGTCTACATCGAGGCCCAGGACCGACCGCTCTACTCCCTCGCGCTGGTCGCTCGGGACGGCGGACCACCCCACCCGCGGCGGCACCGGGACATGGGTCAGGCCGACCCCGGCATCGACGTACGCCGGCCGAGGTCGGTCTCCTGA
- the hemC gene encoding hydroxymethylbilane synthase — MTIALRTVRVGTRRSLLATTQAEQVAALLRERLDVDTELVEVTTDGDRSQAAGTPLQGSSTGVFVGALRDALLAGEVDLAVHSLKDLPTYPEPGVVIAAIPPREDPRDVVVARDGLTLGELPAGSVVGTGSPRRAAQINALGLGLDVVGIRGNVDTRIGKVRAGECDAVVLARAGLARIGRLDEVSEVLDPLQMLPAPGQGALAVECRSDDPLAGLVAVLDDPMTHAAVLAERTTLATLEGGCSAPIGALADVAEGDHGPELWLRAVALSPDGSLAVRRSATAPLTDRAAAAALGARLAQEMLADGAGQLDSAPEPAPTHAPTAGSTEVHNA; from the coding sequence GTGACCATCGCGCTCCGCACCGTCCGCGTCGGCACCCGGCGCAGCCTGCTCGCGACGACCCAGGCCGAGCAGGTCGCCGCGCTGCTGCGCGAGCGGCTCGACGTCGACACCGAGCTGGTCGAGGTGACCACCGACGGCGACCGCAGCCAGGCCGCCGGCACACCCCTGCAGGGCAGCTCGACCGGGGTCTTCGTCGGTGCCCTGCGCGACGCCCTGCTGGCGGGCGAGGTCGACCTCGCGGTGCACTCGCTGAAAGACCTCCCGACCTATCCCGAGCCGGGCGTGGTGATCGCCGCCATCCCCCCGCGCGAGGACCCCCGCGACGTCGTCGTCGCGCGCGACGGACTCACCCTGGGTGAGCTCCCCGCCGGGAGCGTCGTCGGCACCGGCTCGCCGCGCCGGGCCGCCCAGATCAACGCACTCGGCCTCGGTTTGGACGTGGTCGGCATCCGTGGCAACGTCGACACCCGGATCGGCAAGGTGCGAGCAGGAGAGTGTGACGCGGTGGTGCTGGCGCGAGCTGGGCTGGCCCGGATCGGGCGGCTGGACGAGGTGAGCGAGGTGCTCGACCCGCTCCAGATGCTTCCCGCGCCCGGCCAGGGTGCGCTCGCCGTCGAGTGCCGCTCCGACGACCCGCTCGCCGGCCTGGTCGCCGTGCTCGACGACCCGATGACCCATGCCGCCGTCCTCGCCGAGCGCACCACCCTCGCCACCCTCGAGGGCGGCTGCTCCGCCCCGATCGGCGCCCTTGCCGACGTCGCCGAGGGCGACCACGGACCCGAGCTGTGGCTCCGGGCCGTCGCGCTCTCACCGGACGGCTCCCTCGCCGTACGCCGCTCCGCCACCGCCCCGTTGACCGACCGCGCCGCCGCTGCCGCCCTGGGGGCGCGGCTGGCGCAGGAGATGCTCGCCGACGGCGCCGGGCAGCTCGACTCCGCTCCCGAACCCGCCCCCACCCACGCCCCCACCGCAGGATCGACAGAGGTGCACAACGCATGA
- a CDS encoding glutaredoxin family protein produces MHDPGARVTLYSRPGCHLCDDARAVITAVCAELGEEYVEISIDDDPALQSRFAEEIPVTFVDGRQHDFWRVDPARLRRALAG; encoded by the coding sequence ATGCACGACCCAGGAGCGCGGGTCACCCTCTACTCGCGACCCGGCTGCCACCTGTGCGACGACGCGCGGGCGGTGATCACCGCGGTCTGCGCCGAGCTGGGCGAGGAGTACGTCGAGATCTCCATCGACGACGATCCCGCGCTGCAGAGCCGGTTCGCCGAGGAGATCCCGGTGACCTTCGTCGACGGGCGTCAGCACGACTTCTGGCGGGTCGATCCGGCGCGCCTGCGGAGGGCCCTCGCCGGCTGA
- a CDS encoding glutamyl-tRNA reductase: MSVLVVGISHRSAPVALLERVALDDDGVQKLMADAYACDHVAEATVIATCNRVEIYTEVDRFHGSVESLSRLLVDRAGEATEAMLPHLYVHYDDGAISHLFQVAAGLDSMAVGEGQILGQTREALRRGQELGTVGPALNTLFQQALRVGKRTRAETAIDQVAPTLVSAALDQVGGVGDSVRGKDVVVLGAGAMAGLATATVSRMGARRVAVVNRSQDRARHLAAQYDAHPVPMSGLATELAAADVLITCTGSAGTLVSRDMLATVRAAQEEDRPLAIVDLALPHDVDPTAADLPGVTLLGLAELAAALHDGSDGAEVLEVRQILAEEITAFLAARRQASVTPTVVALRSMATSVVDAEMTRLESRLPDLDEALRAEIRHTVRRVADKLLHEPTVRVKELANEQGAVSYAAALAELFALDPEAVDAVTRPIGVPEDGAP, translated from the coding sequence ATGAGCGTCCTGGTCGTAGGCATCTCCCACCGCTCGGCGCCCGTCGCGCTGCTCGAGCGGGTCGCGCTCGACGACGACGGCGTCCAGAAGCTGATGGCCGACGCGTACGCCTGCGACCACGTCGCCGAGGCCACCGTCATCGCCACCTGCAACCGGGTCGAGATCTACACCGAGGTCGACCGCTTCCACGGCAGCGTCGAGTCCCTCTCGCGACTCCTCGTCGACCGTGCCGGCGAGGCGACCGAGGCGATGCTGCCGCACCTCTACGTCCACTACGACGACGGCGCGATCTCGCACCTCTTCCAGGTGGCCGCGGGCCTCGACTCGATGGCCGTCGGCGAGGGCCAGATCCTCGGCCAGACCCGGGAGGCACTGCGCCGCGGCCAGGAGCTCGGCACCGTCGGGCCCGCCCTCAACACGCTGTTCCAGCAGGCGCTGCGCGTCGGCAAGCGCACCCGCGCTGAGACCGCGATCGACCAGGTCGCGCCGACCCTGGTGTCCGCCGCGCTCGACCAGGTCGGCGGCGTCGGCGACTCCGTCCGCGGCAAGGACGTCGTCGTGCTCGGCGCCGGCGCGATGGCCGGGCTGGCCACGGCCACGGTCTCCAGGATGGGCGCCCGCAGGGTCGCCGTCGTCAACCGGTCGCAGGATCGCGCCCGGCACCTCGCCGCGCAGTACGACGCGCACCCCGTCCCGATGAGCGGGCTCGCCACCGAGCTGGCCGCCGCCGACGTGCTCATCACCTGCACCGGCTCGGCTGGCACCCTCGTCAGCAGGGACATGCTGGCGACGGTCCGTGCCGCCCAGGAGGAGGACCGGCCGCTCGCGATCGTCGACCTCGCGCTCCCGCACGACGTCGACCCGACCGCAGCCGACCTGCCCGGGGTCACGCTGCTCGGCCTCGCGGAGCTCGCCGCGGCCCTCCACGACGGGTCCGACGGCGCCGAGGTGCTCGAGGTGCGCCAGATCCTCGCCGAGGAGATCACCGCGTTCCTCGCCGCCCGCCGCCAGGCCAGCGTCACGCCCACCGTCGTCGCGCTCCGCTCGATGGCGACCTCCGTCGTCGACGCCGAGATGACCCGGCTCGAGAGCCGGCTGCCCGACCTCGACGAAGCCCTCCGCGCCGAGATCCGCCACACCGTCCGTCGGGTGGCCGACAAGCTGCTCCACGAGCCCACGGTCCGGGTCAAGGAGCTCGCCAACGAGCAGGGCGCCGTCTCCTACGCCGCCGCCCTCGCCGAGCTGTTCGCGCTCGACCCCGAGGCCGTCGACGCAGTCACCCGCCCGATCGGCGTCCCCGAGGACGGTGCGCCGTGA